In one Lolium rigidum isolate FL_2022 chromosome 3, APGP_CSIRO_Lrig_0.1, whole genome shotgun sequence genomic region, the following are encoded:
- the LOC124699178 gene encoding THO complex subunit 4A-like — MADALDMSLDDIITKNKPSHSRGRGRRNPASASGGSAPARRRFHRRAANRSAAAPYHQLNFQPQQVPPAFGYVAQPMAMVTAPSTGLDTAPTKLYISNLDSNVSNEDIKDLFSEMGEIKRYSINYDKSGRSKGTAEVVFSTKAEASAALKKYNNVHLDGKPMKIEVIGTNIEAPPPAIFAFAPPPLPGNFNFPPKSGPGRGAGGRGWHRGGGGFTGHGRGRDGGRGRGASRGRGRGGRGNVEVSAADLDADLDKYHSAAMQTS; from the exons ATGGCGGACGCCCTGGACATGTCGCTGGACGACATCATCACCAAGAACAAGCCCTCGCacagccgcggccgcggccgccgcaaCCCGGCCTCCGCCTCGGGAGGATCcgcgcccgcgcgccgccgcttccACCGCCGCGCCGCCAACCGCTCCGCCGCGGCACCCTACCACCAGCTCAACTTCCAGCCGCAGCAG GTGCCGCCGGCTTTCGGGTACGTTGCCCAGCCGATGGCCATGGTGACGGCGCCGTCCACTGGCTTGGACACCGCGCCCACCAAGCTCTACATCTCCAACCTCGACTCCAACGTCTCCAACGAGGACATCAAG GATCTGTTTTCTGAGATGGGCGAGATCAAGCGGTACTCCATTAACTACGACAAAAGTGGAAGATCGAAG GGAACTGCAGAGGTTGTCTTTTCGACAAAAGCAGAAGCTTCAGCTGCTCTTAAGAAGTACAACAACGTGCACCTTGATGGCAAACCTATGAAAATTGAGGTCATTGGGACAAACATTGAGGCACCACCACCTGCTATTTTCGCTTTCGCTCCACCTCCACTACCTGGAAATTTCAATTTTCCTCCCAAAAG TGGACCTGGGAGGGGTGCTGGTGGTCGAGGATGGCATCGGGGCGGAGGTGGGTTCACTGGTCATGGCCGAGGGCGTGATGGTGGCCGAGGGCGTGGTGCTAGCCGTgggcgagggaggggagggcgtGGCAATGTGGAGGTTTCTGCTGCAGACCTCGACGCTGACTTGGACAAGTACCACTCGGCTGCGATGCAAACTAGCTAG